The genomic interval TATGAACCTCTGGAGGCCACATAAAATAATTGCTAGACTCCAAGCCATGTGCACCTAGAGCCCTGTTCTTTCATTCTGTTACTAGCAATGTAAGGCGTaatacacatgagcagatccCCTGCTAGTTTTGCTTTCAGCTGACCAATACAATTAATATACTATTGAGTGATTGATTGATCAGATTCCTAAAACACACAGAGATTCGGCTCTACCAGCTGATTTCCCCAGGTAAAAAGTGATTGGAATTAATATTAGATGTACTTTGAAAGAGATTTACAAAAATCCACAAGGAACTAGGAGTTAAAGTATCAGCAGGAAGCCATTAGGATATGGCCCAGAAGACATAGTAAAATACACATTCATATCGTAATCATTTGCACAAACGTCTGCATGCATGCAGTTTAAGGGAAGTAAAATGCTGTACACAGCCGATTTTTTGAcacttttaccaaacatttagggGTGGTGAATTTACAACGGTCAGTTAAAACACATGTACCAGAAAGATTTACCTTCAGTGAATGTCTGAATAATTGCTGTATGAACATGACACACTAATAAATTGATTTGTTTCAAGCTATATTAGCGAACCAACAACATTTCTACTAATAAAATTTGTCAcagtatatttgttaaaatataggGTGCcttaaataatgtatttcagGTAGAAGCACAGTATTGTGTTTGTGTTAATACATGTTAATAGATCTTCACGTTGTACTAAGTACATGATAATTACAAGATGTTACCATTTCTACATTTATGGTGTACCTGTTAAACATCCATAGTGCAGGCGCCATGTTTGTGGATGCAACTTGTGACATCACTGTGACTGTGCACCACTTTGGTGTCTTTATATCTTTACAAGCTGTGTACAAAAATGGTGGCATGTTCCTTAGATGGTGGTTACAGCTAAATGTAAAGTATGGAGAAgccttattttgtatttttcatcttttatttggaACTTGTGCAATAATGTTTGTGTGTGCTTTCAagttgtaaataatatattttacattagaatttTAGAAAACACAAATTCTGGATGTATTATGCAGATTTCCTGTTggggatttaaagctgaactttagatataataaacagtaaaaaaatgtataaagatgtAACTCAATCCTCTTTTTTTACCTACAAATTCGacagtttgggcctgatttaccaaagctctccgaggctggagaagatagactgtcatgggtgaacctaggtgatacaggaaacctggaatggatttttaaaaaatcatttgctattagttggcaaatgttttcaatcctgaaccaaattgATTTGAGGTTAGCTGGATAGACCAGGTTCCCTGTGCAGGTGGTATTATTTGCAGAAAACCCTCATGATCCTTTCTCACCAATACTATTTTTTACGTGCTAAAATTATAGcagtaaaatatttgttctggTGTGTCAGATTCATCAGCATAAACAGTGGTGTACCGCCCAGAGGCACAGACCAACAGCATGGGTATTGGTGATTTCCCTTTGACTTGTGGTAGACCCTGCCCTCAGAATGGGTGTTGgtttctccttttttaaatttctattatGACCACCAAGACTGATTTATCTGTTAAATGTAACTAAGAAACCCTTTGAAATtttagaaaactttattaaagtcagtattcttcccagccccttttagctgggtgcaccacccggcacttttcaataaccacccggctgtttttgggtggttacttatgATTTgcattacaatacaggggctaccacccgcctacaatttcttcccacctagcttaaaaaaatatctgggttaaacactgaaagTAATTTGAATCAATAgtaataaatatgcataaatgtAAAAAGCGCATGTGTGACAGATGTTACaacttttaataatttgttattgCAAGACTAGAATTGCTCACTGGATTATCCGCGATACCATAACTTGGGCTCCAGTAATAATGTTTTCTGAGTCCATGAAAAAGTTCAGCAAGATAGACACGTCCATCTACTACATAAGGCTGTACATCTGTTGAGCAGCTGCTCAGGCGTCCATTGGAAAGTAGATTAGAAAATgcctagaaaagtaaaaaataagtcaatgcttttattaaacataaaataaactgttttcctacagggcattttttaatttttcacataggagtgcaaatattatttttaggccTAAAAATTACTTAAACCCcccacacatattatatatatattctaaaagcaAAGTGGTGGTTGCAATTCTATTTATGTTGTGTGCTTTCCAAACTGCTTTTCAAACTTGTACTTTTAtacaatacacaatttttttagtgcacagaaacacaaagcaaaaaaaagtgaaagatgaGATTGCATGAAGTAAATGGATGATATTAGGTCAAGCCTTAAAATTGTGTGTACCTGCAAAAAACCATGATTCCTgctaatcattttttgtttttgtgatcattgtcaataagacaaaaaatataaaactttagttTGTAGCGAAACAGGAACAGAGAGATAAGCGTCCAATGCTAATAACCAGtgacatccctttttttttaggagagTGCTCCTAACTcgagacaggaagtaaaggaaaattatcTCAATGGGATACGGataggaaacaaaaaacaggatTCAACCATTCTTTATTCTATTCAaaacataggattttttttagtctatagatatactttaacatatacagtacttttttggtaaattttcaaATCATAGTGCGCTATTTACTTTAGGGGGGGGGCTTGTTCTGAACTGTTAGAAAGTGAAATATAACCTGTTTCTTTGTATAGCAGTGTACcatacataataaaacacataccACACAGGCGTCCTCATCAAGCACATTCCCCCATATGTAGATGTATTCTAAACTTGTATTTGCCTGGATTGCAGCTGCCAGAACCTGAAGGCCTTGCCCAGTAATGTTATTGCTCACAACTGCTAATCTAAAAggaacaatagaaaaaaacaatatagcgAAATGATGGTGAACAAGAAGTAATTTTATATTGTTGCATCGTTATAGGCATACAATACAATTTCAGGTTTTTTGGTATTGGTGAAGCCTATTCACTGGAATATGGCAAACAGCAGTTTAGAAAGTTAAAAATGGTAGGAAGAAAGCAAAAGAAGGATAAAACATGACACTGCTTTTTGCTTTAATTTACATTATGGTAAATAGATGATGCACTGCTGTACTTACGCCTTGAGACTTCTATTGTATGTATGAATGGTTTCAGCAAGGTGGATTGCACCCTCATCTTCCATCCTGTTTGATGTCAGGTCTAAGATCTCCAGAGTTGTATTTGTCTTTAGCAATTCCGCTAAATGCTTAACTCCATCACGAGTGATTTTATTACtgaaagtataaataataaacatatttaacgTGGTAGAGAATGACTTTCCCATCATTATCTACAACCAGCACCCAATCACACTGTGAATGTGCATCCTTGTCCTGCTGTGCCATAATCTACACCTACTTGTATTATAAATGTTAGGAATTATGGGGAACTCAGGGGGTGCTATTAGTGCATGTATAGCTGCACACAACTTTAAACTGGATATAGACAGCTCAACAAAAACTAACAATTAGCTTCTTAAATTGTTTGCAAATCTTTAATAACATGACAAATGTACTTGGAAAATGTAACTTTACACAGGGCCAATCTTTTCCTTTTCTACAGGGAATGAATGCTTTACCACCTGTCCTGTTTCGGAGGTATCCTCTAATATCTGGCCAGACCAATATAATATACAACTTGTCCTCTGTATTATAAACTGATTTTAAGTTAAATAAGAAAAGAGTTGTTTATGTGCAGTTAAACTTTGAAGTTCCCCTTTGTTAGTGTTCTTTACTTTTTAGTACTAGTGTTTAGTTTTTTCAAGGGTATTCCTTAAAACATACTTTGCCATTAATCCATGTAACTCAGAAGTTCTACTCTGCAGCAGTTCTGTCTGTTTCTGCAGAATGTATGCAGATCCACCAGCAGTAAGTGAACATTTAGAGGCATAAACTGGCTGGTTTTATTCCTACACCTAGGGTTCCGTTTATAACAGAGAACTGATATTCTATATCTGCCCCGTTACTTCACACTGTGGTTCATTTATAAAATGGTTAATGCAACATTTACTGAGTTCTAAggatttaaatgtgtttctttgtTTTCCATATCTCTATCTTACTGGGCCTAATTTgagaaagctccccaaggctggagaggatacactttcatcagtaaagctaggtgatccagcaacctggaatcaatttcttcaaagtcattttctatttgctagcaaatgttttcaatcctggaccagatccacccaggatgaaggtgtatcctctccagcctcagaaatctttattaatcaggcccactCTGTCTAGTCTGGGTCAGGCGTggtcagcaaataaaaaaaaaaaagtacatataggAGTATGCCTAATATGTAGAAAATCCATACCAGCTGAGATCGAGGTATTTCAGTGCAGTGTTTTCATACAAGGCTTCACAGAGTCGTTCAAGTCCAAAATCTGTCATTTCATGTTTCGACAAATGGAGCTCCTGAAGAGTGTTGTTTGTTTTCAGCATCAGAGATATGTGAATGGTTGTGTCTTCCTTAAAGCCAAACGAAGATAATCCTCAAATTAGCATGTATCAGAATGCATGGTGCAGCTATTTGTTATACAGAATTTAAGATGTCtcagatataaaaacacataccTGTAGCACGTAGAATAAAGGACGATTTAGATTAATAGACTTGATTGAATCATTTTTAAGTAGAACTGTAGCCAAGGCTATTAAACTCTGGATTCCCTGTAAAACACACAGCACAGATATACATCAAAATATAAGCTaaccattaaatataaatactcatcaaatgtttgtttcagttttttgtaAGATCTTACACTGTTTTTACAGGCCATCGATTAATATGATGACAAGTGACAACACCGTGACTATGTACATAAACCTGTCAGATTAAATACAAATTGAATACAGGTTTGACTAACACACTCATCATCCTCAAAAGTGTtgcattcaaaattaaaaaagcttCTTGTGTTTTTGCCCACGTACCTGACTACACATACTGGGCATACTAATTAGGTGTCTAACTACATTTAGATAATGAACAAGGGAGCATTAGGTATGGGGACCAAGAATACAGTACCCGCTGGCCCATACTCGGAATTGGGATTGGTGTACATGGCTGCATATGATGGCCATTTATAATGTTGTACCTGGTTTCACATACTACTTACTGAAAATGATATTATGTACCAGGGTACACATACTGGAAATTGGTACTGGTGTACCTGGCTTCACATGTTGGGCATTAACTGGAAATTAAAGATTTTTGTTAACACATTCCATGCTATGCCGTAACTgaataaatgaaacattataGTAAGATAAGTCATGAATATTCTCAAAGCATATTTACCTTTTAATCCACTAATACTAGTATACGTGGGGGTTAATGTGTGCCCAATGTCTTGCATAGAGCAGTGGCATATAGCCCTTACCTTCTATATTCACAAAAACGTGGCTGGAATTGGACAGGCTAAGTTCTAGTTTTTGCACTTACTAAGTCACAGTCACCAAGGTCCAGTTCTTCAAGTGTTGAGTTGATTTGTAACATTGCAGCAAAAAACATTGCTCCTTTGTTTCCTATTTTGTTGCCTGTCATTCTCAGGCTCCTTAGCATATCATTCCTCTATAAGGAAAAGtaaacaaaagagaaaacaacaataaaaagccCTTTGGGGCTATCAGATGTCAGAGTCATTTCAAAGCTACCCCCATAGTACCCCCCCGTACTTTCATGTATTATGATCCTACATTGGTAAAAAGGTTAACTTTCATTGGTAAAAAGGTTAAGTACATTGGACTAGACAGTAAAACTCCTTAGTAAAACTCGGATTTTCCGGTATCAAGCTAACCGAAATTTCTCAACGAACAGGAGGACCTCCAATGGCTTAATGGAGTCTATTCCTGGTTACAAATCATTAAATCCTAAAGTGATGGAAACAGACGATTTGCACAATGGCcttaaagagcaactaaactcaaaacttgaaaaaaaaacacttaccttcaaacccgcagggcagtctgatccctccaggggtgtcctgcaccGGGTCCCACTTCTTCCCAGCATCCGTCCCGGACCCGATCCtctgccgccatcttctcttcgtcttcatgttcttcttcctatgtcatccGAACCaggtgcaagatggggtgacgtaggatggaaaataaaatttgctgatcttactgcacatccgtgagatcggcaaatttttccctttgcgcaaaaaggctcctgtGCATTCCTGAGATGCTTGACCCaagagcgcccaagagcctcccgggttgCCTGAcgtaggcatcccaggaggcattgtgctcccattcattccatagggggcggtgctgcacactttttcaaagggtgttgcactgaaaaaaaaaaaacagaatttttaccttacataaaagggttgtcttttatgtaaattgaaaattctgaatttaggtagtTTTAAcactggcattttcagaaagatATTAGCCACAGCAAAGTTGGAAAAGTTGTATTGTTGGTTTGTTACTTTTCTATTAATTTTTCCCTAATACTCCAATGTTCTAATAATTTAAGTTGTGTACAGAACAAAACGGATATTACAATTCAAGAATCCCTGCCCTTTGTTAAACATCAGAGCTCCCAGAGCAAG from Pyxicephalus adspersus chromosome 4, UCB_Pads_2.0, whole genome shotgun sequence carries:
- the LRRC34 gene encoding leucine-rich repeat-containing protein 34, which produces MATGLSQQYIEACTKLNQPANPFIEEMLLQLEQSEQFTTTLKLCGNNRLVAGRRITDEDFLVISDILRQSSFIAGLDLRFNNLTDKGATYIAKFLQEGCSLFHLNLMGNDIETDGAELIAKALHRNDMLRSLRMTGNKIGNKGAMFFAAMLQINSTLEELDLGDCDLGIQSLIALATVLLKNDSIKSINLNRPLFYVLQEDTTIHISLMLKTNNTLQELHLSKHEMTDFGLERLCEALYENTALKYLDLSCNKITRDGVKHLAELLKTNTTLEILDLTSNRMEDEGAIHLAETIHTYNRSLKALAVVSNNITGQGLQVLAAAIQANTSLEYIYIWGNVLDEDACVAFSNLLSNGRLSSCSTDVQPYVVDGRVYLAELFHGLRKHYYWSPSYGIADNPTKDPKTRFRTGVPF